A window of Rubidibacter lacunae KORDI 51-2 contains these coding sequences:
- a CDS encoding cobalt-precorrin-6A reductase translates to MSESGRIWLIGGTSESAAIAREFLKLGVPFVVTVAAPEAARLYPPETQVRVGRLRFSQCEKFLRAEGTIAIVDASHPFAAGVSEMAIGAARMASLPYLRFERPAVALNGSERGINLANFNSLLAGNYLSGQRVLLTVGCRILPSFQPWQARSTLFARVLPRPESLDVALASGFTSDRLIALRPPVPLELELELCRAWAISLLVTKASGTAGGEAIARQAAAALEIPLVTIARPAVAYPQQTDAIATVVAFSRQAVVSSS, encoded by the coding sequence ATGTCTGAATCAGGGCGGATCTGGCTGATCGGCGGTACAAGCGAGAGCGCAGCGATCGCCCGGGAATTCCTAAAGCTCGGAGTTCCATTCGTTGTGACAGTAGCCGCTCCCGAGGCTGCAAGGCTATATCCCCCAGAAACTCAAGTGAGGGTCGGGCGGTTGCGGTTTTCTCAGTGTGAGAAATTTCTCCGCGCCGAAGGTACGATTGCAATCGTCGATGCATCGCATCCCTTCGCAGCGGGGGTGTCTGAGATGGCAATTGGCGCAGCACGGATGGCGAGTTTACCGTATTTGCGTTTCGAGCGGCCAGCAGTTGCGCTAAACGGAAGTGAGCGTGGTATCAACCTGGCAAACTTCAATTCGCTGCTCGCGGGTAACTACCTGAGCGGGCAACGCGTTTTGCTGACCGTAGGCTGCCGAATACTGCCGAGCTTTCAACCGTGGCAGGCGCGTTCGACCCTGTTTGCGCGAGTACTACCGCGACCAGAATCGCTGGACGTTGCGTTAGCTTCTGGGTTTACATCCGATCGCCTCATCGCGCTGCGGCCACCAGTGCCGCTCGAGCTGGAGCTGGAGCTATGTCGGGCCTGGGCAATTTCACTACTGGTAACTAAGGCGTCGGGGACAGCTGGAGGCGAGGCAATTGCCCGACAAGCTGCCGCGGCGTTAGAGATTCCGCTTGTCACGATCGCGCGCCCCGCAGTGGCCTACCCACAGCAAACAGATGCAATCGCAACCGTAGTGGCATTTAGTCGGC
- a CDS encoding mannose-1-phosphate guanyltransferase, producing MRAVLMAGGSGTRLRPLTCDLPKPMVPLLNRPIAEHIINLLKRHGITEVVATLHYLPDVMRDYFGDGSDFGVQMTYAVEEEQPLGTAGCVKNVEELLTETFLVISGDSLTDFDLTAALAFHRQKQSKATLVLKHVPDPAAFGIVITDEEQRIRRFLEKPSASETFSDTVNTGTYILEPEVLKYLPVSEESDFSKDLFPLLLRHGDPMYGFVAVGYWCDVGHLDAYREAQYDALHGKVKVDFAYPEVQPGLWVGENTTIDPEAAIHKPVLIGSNCRIGPRASIEPGSIIGDNVTIGAEADLKRPIVWNGAIVGEQAHIWACSIARGTRIDRRAHVMEGAVLGALCTVGEEAQIGQGVRVWPSKQIESGAILNINLIWGNMAQRNLFGQQGVSGIANIDITPEFAVKLGTAYGSTLKPGATVCASRDQRSVSRMISRALIAGLMSAGIDVQNLEATAIPIARTVAPAMSAAGGIHVRLQPNRNDCVLIEFFDENGINISKSKEKKIEGAYFKEDLRRAHIPDIGRVFYPAQVIEEYSRSFETHLNVEAVRNSRSKIVIDYAYAVSGAVLPRLLAKFDCDAVVLNASLSPTPLAGEEREGLLTQLGHVVEALRANMGVQVAANGEQLVLVDEAGIPIRGEQLTALMVNMMLTAQPRSTVIVPVHASSAIEAIARRHDGKVIRTKANPTALMEASQDEPNVVLGGSGDTGFIFPELHPGYDAMFSIAKLIEMLTVQERSLAEIRDELPRVSHKSYTMRCPWSVKGALMRHLVETHLEENLQLIDGVKITDPLTDSWVLVLPDAGEPQVHIFANSEDRDWVDESLREYRQRVQEFIDREQGVEFVGN from the coding sequence ATGCGCGCAGTGCTGATGGCTGGAGGTTCAGGAACCAGACTGCGACCCTTGACCTGCGACCTGCCAAAGCCAATGGTACCGTTGCTCAATCGCCCGATCGCCGAGCACATTATTAACTTACTCAAGCGTCACGGGATTACAGAGGTCGTTGCCACCCTGCACTACCTGCCTGATGTCATGCGCGATTACTTCGGCGACGGCAGCGACTTCGGCGTGCAAATGACCTATGCCGTGGAAGAAGAACAACCCCTCGGTACGGCTGGCTGCGTCAAGAATGTCGAAGAACTCCTCACCGAAACCTTCCTCGTCATCAGCGGTGACAGCCTCACCGACTTCGACCTGACGGCTGCACTAGCCTTTCACCGCCAAAAGCAGTCCAAGGCAACACTCGTTCTCAAGCACGTACCCGACCCTGCTGCCTTCGGCATCGTTATCACCGATGAGGAACAGCGAATCCGGCGTTTTCTAGAAAAACCCTCGGCCAGTGAAACATTCTCCGATACGGTGAATACCGGCACTTACATCCTCGAACCCGAGGTGCTGAAATATTTGCCAGTTAGTGAGGAGAGCGATTTTTCTAAAGATCTCTTTCCACTGTTGCTGAGACACGGCGACCCCATGTATGGCTTCGTCGCCGTCGGCTATTGGTGCGATGTTGGGCACCTCGACGCTTACCGTGAAGCTCAGTATGATGCCTTGCACGGCAAAGTCAAAGTTGATTTTGCCTACCCTGAAGTTCAACCCGGTCTCTGGGTTGGCGAAAACACCACGATCGACCCAGAAGCAGCTATTCACAAGCCCGTGCTCATCGGCAGTAATTGCCGCATCGGCCCTCGTGCCAGCATCGAGCCCGGATCCATCATCGGGGACAATGTGACTATCGGTGCCGAAGCCGACCTCAAGCGCCCGATCGTCTGGAACGGCGCGATCGTCGGCGAGCAAGCTCATATTTGGGCGTGTTCGATCGCGCGGGGCACGCGGATCGATCGCCGCGCGCATGTTATGGAAGGCGCAGTCCTCGGCGCGCTATGCACTGTCGGTGAAGAAGCCCAGATCGGGCAAGGCGTCCGCGTTTGGCCGAGCAAACAAATTGAATCCGGGGCAATCCTGAATATCAATTTGATCTGGGGCAACATGGCGCAGCGCAACCTTTTCGGCCAGCAAGGGGTTTCCGGTATTGCCAACATCGATATCACGCCGGAGTTCGCTGTCAAACTGGGCACGGCCTATGGCTCCACGCTCAAACCCGGTGCAACAGTTTGTGCATCCCGCGACCAGCGCAGTGTCTCGCGCATGATCAGCCGCGCGCTCATTGCCGGATTGATGTCCGCCGGTATCGACGTGCAAAACCTGGAAGCCACTGCCATTCCAATTGCGCGGACGGTTGCACCGGCCATGTCGGCGGCCGGTGGGATTCACGTGCGCTTGCAGCCCAACCGCAACGACTGCGTATTAATCGAATTCTTTGATGAGAACGGCATCAATATTTCTAAGTCCAAGGAAAAGAAAATTGAAGGTGCCTACTTCAAAGAAGATCTCCGCCGAGCACACATCCCTGATATCGGGCGCGTGTTCTATCCTGCTCAGGTAATCGAAGAATACAGTCGCAGTTTTGAAACCCATCTAAATGTAGAAGCCGTCCGCAACAGTCGCTCGAAGATCGTTATCGATTACGCTTACGCGGTTTCTGGAGCCGTCCTACCGCGCTTGCTGGCCAAATTCGATTGCGATGCCGTGGTGCTCAATGCCAGCCTCAGCCCAACGCCCCTGGCAGGTGAAGAACGCGAAGGCTTGTTGACGCAGCTCGGGCACGTGGTCGAGGCACTACGCGCCAACATGGGCGTGCAAGTTGCTGCCAATGGCGAGCAGCTAGTGCTCGTCGATGAGGCTGGAATTCCGATTCGCGGCGAGCAGCTGACGGCGCTGATGGTCAACATGATGCTGACCGCTCAGCCCCGCAGTACGGTGATCGTACCCGTACATGCCTCCAGCGCGATTGAGGCGATCGCCCGCCGACATGACGGTAAGGTTATCCGCACGAAGGCCAATCCTACAGCGCTAATGGAAGCCTCCCAGGACGAGCCAAATGTCGTCCTCGGAGGGAGCGGCGATACGGGATTTATTTTCCCGGAACTGCATCCAGGCTATGACGCCATGTTCAGCATTGCCAAGCTGATCGAAATGCTCACGGTACAGGAGCGATCGCTGGCTGAAATCCGCGACGAGCTGCCGCGCGTGTCCCACAAGTCCTACACCATGCGCTGCCCGTGGTCGGTGAAAGGTGCGCTAATGCGCCACTTGGTGGAAACCCATTTAGAGGAAAACCTGCAGCTCATCGACGGTGTCAAGATAACCGACCCGCTCACCGATAGCTGGGTACTGGTGCTGCCGGATGCAGGCGAGCCTCAGGTTCATATCTTTGCCAATAGCGAGGATCGCGACTGGGTAGACGAATCCCTTCGAGAGTACCGGCAGCGCGTGCAGGAGTTTATCGATCGCGAACAAGGGGTTGAATTCGTCGGTAACTAG
- a CDS encoding single-stranded DNA-binding protein has translation MNSCVLLARIVRSPELRYTPDNQTAIAEMMVEFPGLRAEDPPATLKVVGWGNLANEIADSYTEGDRVLLEGRLRMNVLELDGYKEKRAELTVARVHRLEGDIASDSAAVASLPRATPVPAPQTPEPSFAPEPTPTPSSAPEYTPEELDDIPF, from the coding sequence ATGAACAGCTGTGTTTTGCTGGCGCGTATCGTTCGCAGCCCCGAGTTGCGTTATACCCCCGACAACCAAACCGCGATCGCGGAGATGATGGTGGAGTTTCCGGGACTGCGCGCGGAAGACCCACCGGCAACGTTGAAAGTCGTCGGCTGGGGCAATCTTGCGAACGAGATTGCCGATAGCTACACCGAGGGCGATCGGGTGCTGCTTGAAGGTCGCTTGCGCATGAACGTTCTCGAACTCGATGGATACAAGGAAAAACGCGCCGAACTTACAGTCGCACGCGTCCATCGCTTGGAGGGTGACATTGCCAGTGACTCGGCAGCTGTAGCCTCTCTGCCTCGTGCGACGCCAGTGCCCGCACCCCAAACCCCAGAACCGAGCTTCGCACCCGAACCCACCCCAACCCCCAGTAGCGCGCCCGAGTATACGCCCGAAGAACTCGATGACATTCCGTTCTAA